The following proteins are co-located in the Gorilla gorilla gorilla isolate KB3781 chromosome 18, NHGRI_mGorGor1-v2.1_pri, whole genome shotgun sequence genome:
- the AGRP gene encoding agouti-related protein, with protein sequence MLTAAVLSCALLLALPATRGAQMGLAPMEGIRRPDQALLPELPGLGLRAPLKKTTAEQAEEDLLQEAQALAEVLDQQDREPRSSRRCVRLHESCLGQQVPCCDPCATCYCRFFNAFCYCRKLGTAMNPCSRT encoded by the exons ATGCTGACCGCAGCAGTGCTGAGCTGTGCCCTGCTGCTGGCACTGCCTGCCACGCGAGGAGCCCAGATGGGCTTGGCCCCCATGGAGGGCATCAGAAGGCCTGACCAGGCcctgctcccagagctcccag gcctgggcctgcgGGCCCCACTGAAGAAGACAACTGCAGAACAGGCAGAAGAGGATCTGTTGCAGGAGGCTCAGGCCTTGGCAGAG GTACTAGACCAGCAGGACCGCGAGCCCCGCTCCTCACGTCGCTGCGTAAGGCTGCATGAGTCCTGCCTGGGACAGCAGGTGCCTTGCTGTGACCCGTGTGCCACGTGCTACTGCCGCTTCTTCAATGCCTTCTGCTACTGCCGCAAGCTGGGTACTGCCATGAACCCCTGCAGCCGCACCTAG